From the genome of Salarias fasciatus chromosome 22, fSalaFa1.1, whole genome shotgun sequence:
CAGAAcactcaaaaaacacacaaaccaaactGGGAATTTTACATCCAAGGACATAGGAATGAGAGAGCTAgtgacagaataaaaaaaaaaaaagatcttacaGCATGTCTTTGAGAGAATCAGCATATCACGCCAGGCATTTGTAGTGCTCTCATTCTCATTAGTACCATTAATTCCACCTGTTGAAAGTTCTATATATATGACATCCAGAAAAGAAAAGTCcaatgttttaatgtaatgctacgttcacaccgaatgtgattttgcgtcaaaaagcgcgtcaacgcgagaagctgaacgcgtgtcaattctgaggtccgacgctgatcaacgcggggccaaaagctccccaccagacgcgacgcgtcgcgtctggtggggaggcggggcttccgggCTTTTTCCCTGGCGGGGCTTCCGGGCTTTCCTTTCCTGTGTGCTTTAGCATCATGGATCCTGTCAAgcgagcggcttggctttatttaattcatACAGCCGAACCACGACGCCGTCGGCGGACAGtacgccgtgcctgggtgcacgaCATTATCCAGAGACGgtcggagtttggtgagtttcaccatttgctccaggagctgcgccaggatgagtgtcgctttcagcggtactttcGGCTGACCTGTGCCCAGTTCGATGACCTCCTGGCCCGCGTCGGCGCCCGCATCACTTACCAGGACACCAACTACAGGCGCTCCATTTCAGCAGACGAGCGTCTGTCCATCTGTTTGCGGTAAGTTGCACTGAAGTACAGGGTTTTAACACATTTCCTAATCTAATTTATGCACCGCTGGTAAACAGGGACTGAATCATGATGAAACCAAAGTTAAAACGGGATTAAACTGGACCGTAATCGGGCCTAATCATGGACCACACTGGGTTTAAACCAGGGCTAATTTTTGTCCAAACCAGCACAATACTAGGAATAAACTAGGCTAAACTGTTCTACACTACACTTACATAGTAATATTAATCAACCATTTGGtcaattcatataaaaaaaactgtcttgtaATCACTCttcaaaatgctttcatttaataaaaatgaaaaaaataatggatACATTCAGTCATAGACTGAAATGTGATGGAGTCAAATATTGTGAAACCGTTTGTGGAGAAGTCACGCAGGCTCTACCATTTTTTACCCAACCAATAAGGCACATCTTGGTGTAGATGTTCATATGAagttttgaactgttttgtaTCAGAATAAAAGTAGCTGATTTATTGTTGTATTATCTCTTCAGGTTTCTTGCCACTGGGGATTCCTACCGCACCATTGCCAACAGCTTCAGGGTCGGCGTCTCCACAGTCTCCACTATCATCCCAGATGTGGTGACAGCCATTTGGGATTGCCTAGCGGAGGAGTTTATGGCCgtgcctggagcagcagagtggaggtCCATCGCTGAGGAGTTTGAGGAGCGTTGGAACTTCCCACTGTGCTGTGGTGCTCTGGACGGGAAGCATGTGAAGCTGAGGGCACCTCCCAACTctggctctctcttttttaaccaCAAGGGGGACCACTCCATCGTCCTCCTTGCTGTCGTGGATGCCAGGTACCAGTTCCGCATCATAGATGTTGGAGGTTATGGTCAAAGCAGCGACGGGGGGATCTTGGCCAACTCCACCTTTGGTCAAGCCCTTCGCGAAGGCACGCTGCCCCTGCCTCAGGATCTGCACCTGCCAGGAGCTGACCACAGACACCTCCAGCCTCATGTGTTTGTGGCAGACGAGGCATTCCCCCTGCGCAGAAACCTGATGCGGCCCTTTCCAGGACGTGGTGGTCTTACCCGAGAGCAGCGCGTCTTCAATTACCGCCTGTCCCGAGCtcggctggtggtggaggatgcaTTTGGGATCTGGTCAGCACAGTGGAGGGCTTTTCGAGGGGCTCTTGAAATCCTCCCTGAAGTTgcagagaagtgtgtgaaggccACCTGCCttctccacaacttcatgaGGCCTGCTGCACTTCACCATGTACCAGCGCAGAGGGGAGCAGCAGCCCAGGAAGAGCCTCTTCAATCCGTGGGACGGATGGGAGCCAACAACGCCACCAGAGATGCCACATCTGCGAGGGAGGTGTTCATGGCTCACTTCTGTGAAGAGGGAGCTGTACCATGGCAGCCAGGAGAATAGTTCTGTCCTCCACAGGACTGACAcacaacggctcttttaagagccacccACTTAAAACTAAAGAGCCACAACCTTGAAATAGAAAAGACATGCAGCCGGACAACAAAGTCCAAATCAATGTTTCTACATTTGTGCTGTGaatctgtcttctttctgtttgcagataATTGCTTTGAGTGAGGACttcactgctgcctgcagcttCAACTTCATCACATTATTCCAGTTACAAATTAGAAGATTGTCTTAACAGGTTaatgtgaaaacaataaaacatgaattccacacttttgtgtctgtttttgatatGACATTTCATAAATCCCATAAATGTAGTAATGTTTTACTTGGGACAATATCTATATTAGCTGTTTAAACCATGTATGTCAACTTGTTTTGTGCTTATAAATAAGACTCCAAAATAAGTGGGGGAAAagttatttattacaaaatagaaCATAGATTGATTTCTGACATAGAAACTATAtacaactaaaataaataactatTTACAAGTTCAcagggacaggaacagaaaagtCCATGCTTGGAGAAGGTGCGGTGGAACAGCCTCAGGGGAGGGAGAGCAGAaggtctgcttcctcttctgcaaAGGATGCCTCCTCTTGGTTAATAAACCAGTTTACTCTGTAGGCTCCAATCGTTCCAAATTTAACAGAACTGTGCTGTTGTCATATATTAATTTATGAATTTGGAATTTCACGTAGTCCTTGGACTGAGGAGGCACCTTTTGCAGAAGAGGaacgagagaaaggaggaacatCTCGTCCTCGGAGAGAGGCCTGGGCggtgcagcaggaggcgctTCTGGTATGGCCCTCAGAGTGTCCAGCATCTCCTTTTGCCACTCTGTGGGCCCGGAGTCGTGGcgcctctttctgcctctcttcctcggaccttcaaagaaaaagtcaaatgcgAATGCTGAGAGcgaaaacatgtttcactgaaaagtttttacacaaacaaaacttgaGACAATTAGTAAGAATTAACTTTTGTACAAAATATTAAACTAACATTATCTGTACAATCAATCtttagttttaaatattttaaatatggaGCCAAATACATCCATGGAAGTTTTGGAGAAATGTATGTGAATTACACACCCTACATTACAAAAACTAAGTACATCTTTAAAGTGACAACTTTCCACAcctggtggtggagcagcagaggaagggccAGCCTGCATagatgtttctgcagcagaggagccagatgtggaagcagcagcaggggtggGGTCAGGCAGACCCAGGGAGGactctggctgctgtgtgtcctccagctgggtcagcagctcacctggttcGAAAGGGTatgataaaagaaataaaaaacatgacCTCATAAGTGCAAGCATTTGTATTGTTATCAGATTGTTTTTAATGCTATTATAGCTGCTGCAACTACACTTATGACAACTACAGCAAATGATATTAATATgtaattacatgaaaataacagtaaaataaatactcTATTATTGACAGCAATGACTCAatccttgttttattttgtcagcCTTGTACAACATATTTTCATAGCTTCATTTGAGAGACCTCAAGCACCTGAAagccctgctgcttcttctacTGGCTCCTCTGGGCGCCCTCCTTCCTGATCCTCCTGGGCCCTCCGTGGGCTCATATTCCCACTAGTTTGGCGTGGCGCCACGGAGGGCTCCAGAAAGGACAGGAGGGCGAGGTACCGCCACTTGGCACCtgtcgctgctgctccaccactcctgtacctcctttctctctccttccggCTCTCCCTGATGTAGGTGTCCCTGAGGCTCTTCCACCGCACTCGGCAAACCTCCTCTGAATGAACATACGACTAGTCAGCAAACATGGATGTAGCAATGGTGCTAACTCGATCTTTTGGCTAGGTAAAAAAAAGCGGGTGATCTAAACTAAATAGAATTTGGGTTTTTCATGTTACTTACCAGGGACGCCCACCTCCTCACTGACCCTTCTCCAAGCAATTGcttttctgttcctgtccctgtaaaaagaagaagttttgtcccagagctctgggcgaGCGTAAACGGCCATTATTACACGCTCCTCCATGGTCGAAGTGCTTCTCTTCGGACCGGTTCCCGCTCCCTGGCCGACGTCACCATGGGCACGCTctatgattggtttgccgcaaaatcgcgacgcgccaaagttcagatttcccaacttcagcgtcggacgcaaaatcgcgacgcgtagcgccaacgccccgacgcgttgcgtctcatcgcagctggaacgc
Proteins encoded in this window:
- the LOC115409373 gene encoding putative nuclease HARBI1 codes for the protein MDPVKRAAWLYLIHTAEPRRRRRTVRRAWVHDIIQRRSEFGEFHHLLQELRQDECRFQRYFRLTCAQFDDLLARVGARITYQDTNYRRSISADERLSICLRFLATGDSYRTIANSFRVGVSTVSTIIPDVVTAIWDCLAEEFMAVPGAAEWRSIAEEFEERWNFPLCCGALDGKHVKLRAPPNSGSLFFNHKGDHSIVLLAVVDARYQFRIIDVGGYGQSSDGGILANSTFGQALREGTLPLPQDLHLPGADHRHLQPHVFVADEAFPLRRNLMRPFPGRGGLTREQRVFNYRLSRARLVVEDAFGIWSAQWRAFRGALEILPEVAEKCVKATCLLHNFMRPAALHHVPAQRGAAAQEEPLQSVGRMGANNATRDATSAREVFMAHFCEEGAVPWQPGE